In Meleagris gallopavo isolate NT-WF06-2002-E0010 breed Aviagen turkey brand Nicholas breeding stock chromosome 3, Turkey_5.1, whole genome shotgun sequence, one DNA window encodes the following:
- the TCF24 gene encoding transcription factor 24 isoform X1, whose protein sequence is MLLAPTVSWSHSDSWPRGFSLLLAGHQAWCCSVSTVGVHTAGTKSGVMRSLGRFPQPRLPASWTLLSLTGPSPRGKPPMDCRHLPEARKETLSPESESPPPPAASSSPCLPPAVGQRAGTGPGRPAAANAARERSRVQTLRHAFLELQKTLPSVPPDTKLSKLDVLLLATTYIAHLTRSLQDEEESPGEALGALRGDGYLHPVKKWPMRSRLYIGATGQFLNHSAQGESTNQGETSTNSQH, encoded by the exons ATGCTGCTTGCACCCACAGTCTCCTGGTCCCACAGTGACTCTTGGCCACGGGGCTTCAGTCTCCTCCTGGCAGGGCACCAGGCTTGGTGTTgcagtgtgagcacagtgggagTGCACACGGCAGGCACGAAGTCAGGGGTGATGAGGAGCTTGGGGAGGTTCCCTCAGCCACGGCTGCCAGCCTCATGGACGCTCTTATCACTTACAGGCCCCTCCCCACGGGGGAAGCCCCCCATGGACTGTAGGCATTTACCTGAGGCCCGCAAGGAGACCCTGAGCCCAGAGTCCGAGTCACCACCAcctccagctgccagcagcagcccctgcctACCCCCCGCAGTTGGGCAGCGGGCCGGGACAGGCCCAGGGCGACCCGCGGCCGCCAACGCCGCACGGGAGCGCAGCCGGGTGCAGACCCTGCGCCATGCCTTCCTGGAGCTGCAGAAGACGCTTCCCTCCGTGCCGCCCGACACCAAGCTCTCCAAGCTGGACGTGCTCCTCCTGGCCACCACCTACATCGCACACCTCACGCGCAGCCTCCAGGATGAGGAGGAGTCTCCAGGAGAGGCCCTGGGAGCCCTCCGAGGTGATGGGTACCTCCATCCTGTCAAG AAATGGCCAATGCGATCCAGGTTATACATTGGAGCGACAGGACAGTTTTTGAATCACTCAGCACAAGGAGAAAGCACAAACCAAGGAGAAACATCAACAAATTCTCAACACTAG
- the TCF24 gene encoding transcription factor 24 isoform X2: MDCRHLPEARKETLSPESESPPPPAASSSPCLPPAVGQRAGTGPGRPAAANAARERSRVQTLRHAFLELQKTLPSVPPDTKLSKLDVLLLATTYIAHLTRSLQDEEESPGEALGALRGDGYLHPVKKWPMRSRLYIGATGQFLNHSAQGESTNQGETSTNSQH; encoded by the exons ATGGACTGTAGGCATTTACCTGAGGCCCGCAAGGAGACCCTGAGCCCAGAGTCCGAGTCACCACCAcctccagctgccagcagcagcccctgcctACCCCCCGCAGTTGGGCAGCGGGCCGGGACAGGCCCAGGGCGACCCGCGGCCGCCAACGCCGCACGGGAGCGCAGCCGGGTGCAGACCCTGCGCCATGCCTTCCTGGAGCTGCAGAAGACGCTTCCCTCCGTGCCGCCCGACACCAAGCTCTCCAAGCTGGACGTGCTCCTCCTGGCCACCACCTACATCGCACACCTCACGCGCAGCCTCCAGGATGAGGAGGAGTCTCCAGGAGAGGCCCTGGGAGCCCTCCGAGGTGATGGGTACCTCCATCCTGTCAAG AAATGGCCAATGCGATCCAGGTTATACATTGGAGCGACAGGACAGTTTTTGAATCACTCAGCACAAGGAGAAAGCACAAACCAAGGAGAAACATCAACAAATTCTCAACACTAG
- the PPP1R42 gene encoding protein phosphatase 1 regulatory subunit 42, with product MVRLTTDLVARCLGHRNRREEDLGRHLRKITHLNLSDKNLDAIGDISLCRNLRVLYLYDNQISQIQNLGFASHLTHLYLQNNRISCIENLSSLKNLEKLYLGGNSIAVVEGLDQLKEIRELHIESQHLPLGEKLLFDPRSLRSLAKSLSVLNISNNNIDELEQLAVLENLSHLRAADNQLQHMKDLEVVLHKWTKLCSMDLTGNPICHKPKYRDRIVVQSPTLEYLDGKEIKEMERVFLMNWKASKAVRKKSKGRMTNEHADYLHFSGFETPHSILPFNDSPSLTEKTNILILSEIHEDRRNPLPATVEENKSEENSG from the exons ATGGTGCGGCTGACCACTGACCTCGTCGCCAGGTGCCTCGGCCACAGGAACCGCAGGGAGGAGGACTTGGGACGGCACCTGCGAAAAATAACTCATCTGAATCTATCAGATAAAAACCTAGATGCAATC GGTGACATCTCGTTGTGCAGAAACCTTAGAGTTTTGTATTTATATGATAACCAAATCAGTCAAATCCAGAACCTGGGCTTTGCTTCACATTTAACACACCTTTACCTGCAGAACAACCGCATTTCATGCATAGAAAATCTCTCATCACTGAAAAACCTCGAAAAACT gTACCTGGGGGGCAACTCTATCGCTGTAGTAGAGGGTTTGGatcaattaaaagaaataagggagCTACATATTGAAAGTCAACACCTCCCTCTTGGCGAAAAGCTTCTCTTTGATCCCAGATCCCTTAGGTCCTTGGCA aaatctTTGTCTGTGTTGAATATTAGTAATAACAACATTGATGAATTAGAACAACTGGCAGTTCTGGAAAATCTTTCTCATCTTAGAGCAGCTGACAATCAACTTCAACATATGAAG GATTTGGAGGTTGTATTACACAAATGGACAAAGCTGTGCAGCATGGATCTCACAGGAAACCCCATCTGCCACAAACCAAAGTACAGGGATAGGATTGTTGTACAGTCACCAACTttag AATACCTTGATgggaaagaaattaaagaaatggaaagagtgTTCCTAATGAATTGGAAAGCCTCCAaagctgtcaggaaaaaaagcaaaggaagaatgACAAATGAACATGCAGACTATCTACATTTTT CTGGCTTTGAAACACCTCATTCTATTCTTCCTTTTAATGATAGTCCATCTCtgacagaaaaaacaaatattttaattctgtctGAGATCCACGAAGATAGAAGGAATCCTCTGCCAGCAactgtggaagaaaataaatcagaggaAAACTCAG